The Danio rerio strain Tuebingen ecotype United States chromosome 10, GRCz12tu, whole genome shotgun sequence genome contains a region encoding:
- the katnal1 gene encoding katanin p60 ATPase-containing subunit A-like 1 isoform X1: MNLTEICDNAKKGREYALLGNYDSSMVYYQGVIQQIHKHCQSLRDPAQKVKWQQVRQELAEEYEQVKSIVSTLESFKVDKAVDFPNPVPEEGPRDPDVWPPPTPAEHRGPVQVKKPVPLSKPQRKESPGMQHRGAVGRGQANIKPDRPNTRDGRGNKAKEEKSKRNAQEGAADVEQKKFDGTGYDSDLVDALERDIVSRNPNIHWDDIADLEDAKKLLREAVVLPMWMPDFFKGIRRPWKGVLMVGPPGTGKTMLAKAVATECGTTFFNVSSSTLTSKYRGESEKLVRLLFEMARFYAPTTIFIDEIDSICGRRGTSDEHEASRRVKSELLVQMDAKLLITANLITKRLVWT, translated from the exons ATGAATCTGACTGAGATCTGCGACAACGCTAAGAAAGGAAGAGAATACGCGCTTTTGGGGAACTATGACTCTTCTATGGTGTACTATCAAGGTGTTATACAGCAGATCCATAAGCACTGTCAGTCCCTCAGAGATCCTGCACAGAAAGTCAAATGGCAACAG GTACGGCAGGAACTGGCAGAGGAATATGAGCAGGTGAAAAGCATTGTAAGCACCCTGGAGAGTTTCAAGGTGGACAAAGCGGTTGATTTCCCCAACCCTGTGCCTGAGGAAGGCCCAAGGGACCCTGATGTGTGGCCTCCTCCAACCCCAGCGGAGCACAG AGGACCTGTCCAGGTGAAGAAACCAGTCCCTTTATCAAAGCCCCAGAGGAAAGAGTCTCCCGGGATGCAGCATCGTGGAGCTGTTGGCAGAGGTCAGGCCAACATTAAACCTGACAGACCCAACACCCGTGACGGACGTGGAAATAAGGCTAAGGAGGAAAAG agtaAGAGAAATGCTCAGGAGGGCGCTGCTGATGTGGAACAAAAGAAGTTTGATGGCACAGGATATGACAGCGATCTGGTGGATGCACTGGAGAGAGACATTGTGTCGCGCAATCCCAATATCCACTG GGATGACATAGCAGATCTGGAAGATGCCAAAAAGCTGCTGAGAGAGGCTGTGGTCCTGCCCATGTGGATGCCAGACTTCTTCAAGGGGATCCGCCGTCCGTGGAAG GGTGTGCTGATGGTGGGGCCTCCGGGCACTGGAAAGACCATGCTGGCGAAAGCGGTTGCGACTGAATGTGGCACAACATTTTTCAACGTGTCGTCCTCCACACTGACCTCAAAGTACAGGGGCGAGTCTGAGAAACTGGTGCGGCTCCTCTTTGAAATG GCCCGTTTTTATGCTCCCACAACCATTTTTATTGATGAGATTGACTCTATATGTGGCAGACGCGGCACATCAGATGAACATGAGGCGAGTCGCAGAGTCAAGTCAGAGTTACTGGTGCAGATGGACG caaaattgcttatcactgcaaatctcatcacgaaGCGTCTTGTTTGGACAtga